Proteins encoded in a region of the Streptomyces akebiae genome:
- a CDS encoding thioesterase II family protein, which produces MTTHDTTKLICLPYAGAGASFYRPWKALAGDALEIVPLQLPGRERLIDEEPYRDAHRAVDGLLAQLREGLGDGGGRRVAVFGHSLGAVLAFELAHRLVDEPGVELLHVFVSGSPEPARGRERRATGLSDEEFLARVGDFAGYHHPALDDPEMREMILPALRADVEMHENYTPSTDLPLQAPLTVVRGEDDDLVGYDDAESWSKVAGRDFEHVEVPGGHMYLTDAAPALVRLIVSTVL; this is translated from the coding sequence ATGACCACGCATGACACCACCAAGCTGATCTGCCTGCCGTACGCCGGGGCGGGCGCCTCGTTCTACCGACCCTGGAAAGCCCTCGCCGGGGACGCGCTGGAGATCGTCCCCCTGCAACTGCCCGGCCGTGAGCGGCTGATCGACGAGGAGCCGTACCGGGACGCGCACCGGGCCGTCGACGGGCTCCTGGCCCAGCTGAGGGAAGGACTCGGCGACGGCGGTGGGCGTCGAGTCGCCGTCTTCGGGCACAGCCTCGGTGCCGTGCTCGCCTTCGAACTCGCCCACCGGCTGGTCGACGAGCCGGGTGTCGAGCTGCTCCATGTCTTCGTCAGCGGGTCGCCGGAACCGGCCCGGGGCCGCGAGCGGCGGGCCACCGGCCTGTCCGACGAGGAGTTCCTCGCCCGTGTCGGCGACTTCGCCGGCTACCACCACCCGGCGCTGGACGACCCGGAGATGCGCGAGATGATCCTGCCCGCACTGCGCGCGGACGTCGAGATGCACGAGAACTACACGCCCTCCACCGACCTTCCGCTGCAGGCTCCCCTCACGGTCGTCCGGGGCGAGGACGACGACCTGGTCGGCTACGACGACGCCGAGTCCTGGAGCAAGGTGGCCGGCCGCGACTTCGAGCACGTCGAGGTCCCCGGAGGCCACATGTACCTCACCGACGCCGCCCCCGCGCTGGTCCGGCTGATCGTCTCGACGGTGCTGTAG
- a CDS encoding ABC transporter permease: protein MSAPARVPHTAMPPHRTDRAPGPAATGTALGPTGARGIPVLRVVAESTDLALRNLLHLRRTPGLLISCLVEPVVYALLIGYVFGNSLGGPAYRSYMMGGLIAQTVAFTTTFTTVGLSRDLEQGMVDRFRALPISRVALLLGRTTSDLTTCLASVAVTTTCGLLMGWRAHTGPVEVAAGVLLVLLFSFAMSWVGVFVALVAPNAQVAGSLGLIWLFPATFISSGFVSGSTLPGPLSTVAAWNPITSLANALRRLFGNTPPPGFHVRHDWPAQHPELYTAGCSVLLVAVFVGLSAWRHRTRTSR, encoded by the coding sequence ATGAGCGCCCCGGCCCGCGTGCCGCACACCGCCATGCCCCCGCACCGGACCGACCGCGCCCCGGGCCCGGCCGCCACCGGCACCGCCCTCGGCCCGACCGGCGCCCGCGGGATCCCCGTGCTCCGCGTCGTCGCGGAGAGCACCGACCTCGCCCTGCGCAACCTGCTGCACCTGCGGCGCACCCCGGGGCTGCTCATCTCCTGCCTCGTCGAACCGGTCGTGTACGCCCTGCTCATCGGCTACGTCTTCGGCAACAGCCTCGGCGGCCCGGCGTACCGCTCCTACATGATGGGCGGTCTGATCGCCCAGACGGTGGCCTTCACCACCACCTTCACCACCGTCGGACTCTCCAGGGACCTGGAGCAGGGGATGGTCGACCGCTTCCGTGCCCTGCCGATCTCCCGGGTGGCCCTGCTGCTGGGCCGGACCACCTCCGACCTCACCACCTGCCTGGCGAGCGTCGCCGTCACCACCACCTGCGGCCTGCTGATGGGCTGGCGCGCGCACACCGGGCCCGTCGAGGTCGCCGCCGGGGTCCTGCTGGTGCTGCTGTTCTCCTTCGCGATGTCGTGGGTCGGCGTGTTCGTCGCGCTCGTCGCACCGAACGCCCAGGTGGCCGGCAGCCTCGGGCTGATCTGGCTGTTTCCGGCGACGTTCATCTCCTCCGGGTTCGTCTCCGGCTCGACCCTGCCGGGACCGCTGTCCACCGTGGCCGCCTGGAACCCGATCACCTCGCTCGCGAACGCCCTGCGCCGGCTGTTCGGCAACACTCCCCCACCGGGCTTCCACGTCCGGCACGACTGGCCCGCCCAGCACCCCGAGCTCTACACCGCGGGCTGCTCGGTGCTGCTCGTCGCCGTCTTCGTCGGCCTGTCGGCCTGGCGTCACCGCACCCGCACGAGTCGCTGA
- a CDS encoding LLM class F420-dependent oxidoreductase produces MPVPALRLGLNLGYWVGLNDASNLSLASLAEDLGYSAVWVSEAYGSDAVTVMSWIAARTSRIGIGSAVLQIPARSPAMTAMTAATLDTLSGGRLRLGLGVSGPQVSEGWHGVRFASPLGRTREYVGLVRRALRREPLAHEGRHFTLPLPDGPGKALALTIRPPRERIPVYLAALGPKNLELTGEIADGWLPVFFSPDHAAQQLRPLQAGLAKSGRTLDGFDIAPGVPLVTGPDWRTCARRVRGYAALYLGGMGGREDNHYTQLAERMGFGDRARAVQERFLTGDYPGAMAAVPLEFLDATSLLGPRERIAERMTAFAEAGATTLNLMPVGPGLPGPDRAADALRVAVEAAESTGLFTSAPAPDGPRTQGPHHAHHAQNAQNAQNAQNAHHAYRPQDTQDAQDPRGETRTHDHA; encoded by the coding sequence ATGCCCGTCCCCGCCCTGCGCCTCGGCCTCAATCTCGGCTACTGGGTCGGCCTCAACGACGCCTCCAACCTCTCCCTCGCCTCCCTCGCCGAGGACCTCGGCTACAGCGCGGTGTGGGTGTCGGAGGCCTACGGCTCCGACGCCGTCACCGTCATGTCCTGGATCGCCGCCCGCACCTCCCGCATCGGCATCGGCAGCGCGGTCCTGCAGATACCCGCCCGCTCGCCCGCGATGACGGCGATGACCGCCGCCACCCTCGACACCCTCTCCGGCGGACGGCTCAGGCTGGGGCTCGGTGTGTCCGGCCCGCAGGTCTCGGAGGGCTGGCACGGCGTCAGGTTCGCCTCGCCGCTGGGACGTACCCGTGAATACGTCGGCCTCGTGCGCCGGGCACTGCGCCGAGAACCCCTCGCTCACGAAGGCCGCCACTTCACGCTGCCGCTGCCGGACGGCCCCGGCAAGGCGCTCGCCCTGACCATCCGGCCACCGCGCGAGCGGATACCGGTCTACCTCGCCGCCCTGGGACCCAAGAACCTGGAACTGACCGGGGAGATCGCCGACGGCTGGCTCCCGGTCTTCTTCTCCCCCGACCACGCCGCCCAGCAGCTGCGCCCCCTGCAGGCCGGCCTCGCGAAGTCGGGGCGCACCCTCGACGGGTTCGACATCGCCCCCGGAGTCCCCCTGGTGACCGGCCCCGACTGGCGGACCTGCGCCCGCCGGGTACGGGGGTACGCCGCGCTGTACCTCGGCGGCATGGGCGGACGGGAGGACAACCACTACACGCAGCTGGCCGAACGCATGGGCTTCGGGGACCGGGCCCGTGCCGTCCAGGAGAGGTTCCTGACCGGCGACTACCCCGGCGCCATGGCCGCCGTACCGCTCGAATTCCTCGACGCCACCTCGCTGCTCGGCCCCCGGGAGCGCATCGCCGAGCGGATGACGGCGTTCGCCGAGGCCGGTGCCACCACGCTCAACCTGATGCCGGTGGGCCCGGGGCTGCCCGGACCGGACCGCGCCGCCGACGCGCTGCGCGTCGCCGTCGAGGCGGCGGAAAGCACCGGCCTGTTCACGTCCGCCCCAGCCCCCGACGGCCCCCGTACACAAGGCCCGCACCACGCCCACCACGCACAGAACGCGCAGAACGCGCAGAACGCGCAGAACGCGCACCACGCGTACCGCCCGCAGGACACACAGGACGCACAGGACCCCCGAGGAGAGACCCGCACCCATGACCACGCATGA